One region of Dokdonia sp. 4H-3-7-5 genomic DNA includes:
- a CDS encoding ABC-F family ATP-binding cassette domain-containing protein yields the protein MNYLSVENVSKSFGEHHLFKNIAFGINKDQKIGFVAKNGTGKTSLLNIIAGLEAPDDGQVVSRKGIVISFLPQEPDLDPNLTVEETIFAHDNPILKTIANYEKALLNMEDADAYQKAFDAMEAAQAWDFETQYKQILFKLKLDDMDRKVELLSGGQKKRLALAQMMLTKPDLAILDEPTNHLDLEMIEWLEEYFRSENITLFMVTHDRYFLENVCNEIVELEGGVLYSYKGNYAYYLENKDARVAAWETETGKAKQLYKKELEWMRRQPKARTTKSKSRIDDFAEIKSRAHERRNDHTVQLEINMERMGSKILEFHKISKSFGDLKLLDQFEYVFKTGERVGIIGKNGTGKTTFLNMITGELAPDSGKVIVGETVKFGYYTQKGINIKEGQKVIDVIKEYGDHIPLKKGRTISAGQLLERFLFDRKKQYDFVERLSGGERKRLYLCTIFIQNPNFLILDEPTNDLDVVTLNVLEQFLLDFPGCLVVVSHDRYFMDKIVDHLFVFKGDAVVEDFPGNYSDFRAYEGGISNAFAKAEKEQSQIENKQKFNASIGETATETKSWKEEQHTGTITFNEQKEHAKLEREIAKLEREKEDKQKLFLNPDLTQDQITEESLKLQKIIDAIALKEERWFELSSKMEG from the coding sequence ATGAATTACCTCTCTGTAGAAAACGTATCAAAATCTTTTGGTGAACATCACCTTTTTAAAAATATCGCCTTCGGTATTAATAAAGATCAAAAAATAGGCTTTGTTGCCAAAAATGGAACAGGTAAAACCTCTCTCCTTAACATCATAGCAGGACTAGAAGCTCCAGATGATGGACAAGTAGTGAGTAGAAAAGGAATTGTAATTTCGTTTCTACCACAAGAGCCAGACCTGGATCCTAATCTTACGGTGGAGGAAACCATATTTGCTCACGATAACCCTATCCTTAAAACCATTGCAAACTATGAGAAGGCACTTCTCAATATGGAGGATGCAGATGCGTATCAAAAAGCGTTTGACGCCATGGAAGCTGCACAAGCATGGGATTTTGAAACGCAATACAAACAAATCCTATTCAAGTTAAAACTTGACGATATGGATCGCAAAGTTGAGCTACTCAGTGGTGGGCAAAAAAAGCGTCTTGCACTTGCTCAAATGATGCTTACCAAGCCAGATCTAGCCATACTAGATGAGCCTACTAACCACCTTGACCTTGAGATGATAGAATGGCTGGAAGAATATTTCCGCTCAGAGAATATCACTTTATTCATGGTAACACACGACCGTTACTTTCTAGAAAATGTATGTAATGAGATTGTAGAACTTGAGGGTGGCGTGCTTTACAGCTACAAAGGAAATTATGCCTATTACCTAGAGAATAAAGATGCTCGTGTAGCAGCATGGGAGACAGAGACTGGAAAAGCAAAGCAGCTTTATAAAAAAGAATTAGAGTGGATGCGTCGCCAACCTAAGGCTCGTACCACAAAATCAAAGTCTCGCATAGACGACTTTGCAGAGATTAAATCTCGCGCCCATGAGCGTCGCAATGACCACACTGTACAACTAGAGATTAATATGGAGCGTATGGGGAGTAAGATTCTCGAGTTTCATAAAATCAGCAAATCTTTTGGAGATCTTAAATTACTTGATCAATTTGAGTATGTATTTAAAACTGGGGAGCGCGTAGGGATCATAGGTAAAAATGGAACTGGTAAAACCACCTTCCTTAATATGATCACTGGCGAGCTAGCTCCAGATTCTGGAAAAGTGATTGTAGGAGAAACTGTAAAATTTGGTTACTACACGCAGAAGGGAATTAACATCAAAGAAGGTCAAAAAGTAATTGATGTTATAAAAGAATACGGAGATCACATTCCTCTTAAAAAGGGAAGAACCATTTCTGCTGGGCAGTTATTAGAGCGTTTCTTATTTGACCGCAAGAAGCAATATGATTTTGTAGAGCGATTAAGTGGTGGAGAGCGCAAGCGCCTTTACTTGTGTACTATTTTTATCCAGAATCCTAACTTCTTGATTCTCGATGAACCTACAAATGATCTAGACGTTGTAACGCTCAACGTACTTGAGCAATTTTTACTTGATTTCCCAGGTTGCCTCGTAGTGGTTTCTCACGACCGTTACTTTATGGATAAGATTGTAGATCACCTTTTTGTTTTTAAAGGAGATGCCGTGGTAGAAGATTTTCCAGGTAATTACTCAGATTTTAGAGCTTATGAGGGTGGGATAAGTAACGCTTTCGCGAAAGCAGAAAAAGAACAATCTCAAATAGAGAATAAACAAAAATTTAATGCCTCCATAGGAGAAACCGCTACCGAAACTAAGTCTTGGAAAGAGGAACAGCATACAGGAACGATAACCTTTAACGAGCAGAAAGAACACGCAAAGTTAGAACGTGAGATTGCAAAACTAGAACGCGAGAAAGAAGACAAGCAAAAACTCTTTTTAAATCCTGATCTTACTCAAGATCAAATCACCGAAGAAAGTCTGAAATTGCAAAAAATCATAGATGCGATTGCCTTAAAAGAGGAACGATGGTTTGAATTATCGTCTAAAATGGAAGGATAA
- a CDS encoding ABC transporter ATP-binding protein — protein sequence MGNLIKIRNIIRDFPLGTEIVHVLKGIDLDIDKGEYVAFMGPSGSGKSTLMNLLGCLDTPTAGSYVLNGRDVSQMTDDELAEVRNTEIGFVFQTFNLLPRTTALDNVALPMVYAGMSKSARNARAEEVLTDVGLADRMDHKPNQLSGGQRQRVAVGRALVNKPSIILADEPTGNLDSKTGVEIMALFDAIHAAGNTVILVTHEEDIAEHAHRVIRLRDGVIESDTRKTDK from the coding sequence ATGGGCAACCTTATTAAAATTAGAAATATCATTCGTGACTTCCCATTAGGGACAGAGATTGTTCACGTACTCAAGGGTATAGACCTTGATATTGATAAGGGTGAGTATGTAGCTTTTATGGGACCTTCTGGTTCTGGAAAGTCTACGCTTATGAATCTTTTAGGCTGCCTTGACACACCTACCGCTGGATCATATGTTCTTAATGGACGTGACGTAAGCCAGATGACAGATGATGAGCTAGCTGAAGTACGTAACACCGAAATAGGTTTTGTATTTCAAACTTTTAATTTACTTCCTAGAACCACTGCTCTTGACAACGTAGCATTACCAATGGTATATGCAGGAATGTCAAAATCTGCACGTAATGCTCGTGCCGAAGAGGTACTTACAGATGTAGGTCTTGCAGATCGTATGGACCACAAACCTAACCAACTCTCTGGAGGGCAACGACAACGTGTTGCTGTAGGTCGTGCGCTAGTAAACAAACCATCCATCATCCTTGCAGATGAGCCTACAGGTAATCTTGACTCAAAAACTGGTGTCGAGATTATGGCACTTTTTGACGCAATACATGCCGCAGGTAATACCGTAATTCTTGTTACACATGAGGAAGATATTGCAGAGCATGCACATCGTGTAATTAGATTGCGTGATGGAGTCATTGAGAGTGACACTAGAAAAACAGATAAGTAA
- a CDS encoding Cof-type HAD-IIB family hydrolase, translating into MENTIKILCSDIDGTLLNKERWLSDETVYAFAKAGLPLILASSRPPQAMRYLQEGLGNLGEPLIAFNGGLIISSDNTVIESNTFPTSLLDNLVSHHAKHTYNLSVYSHEHWFTDKEDEWSLREINNTRATPVYQTALESLDFLNKEHLGIHKLMCMGNPEELDEIIELLTPAYGDTVHFYRSKDTYIEITPKNVDKATALRKLLVAEYNYEMSEVMAFGDNHNDDELIKKVGLGVAVANATDTLKSLADYVSPFTNKEHAVAQAINKFLIAD; encoded by the coding sequence ATGGAAAACACTATAAAAATACTCTGTTCAGATATAGACGGCACTTTATTAAATAAAGAACGCTGGCTAAGTGATGAGACTGTTTACGCTTTCGCGAAAGCGGGATTACCCCTTATTCTAGCATCCTCAAGACCACCGCAAGCTATGAGGTACTTACAAGAAGGTCTGGGCAACCTAGGTGAGCCTCTAATAGCTTTTAATGGCGGGCTTATCATAAGCAGTGATAACACGGTTATAGAGAGCAACACCTTCCCTACTTCGCTACTCGATAACTTAGTAAGTCATCACGCTAAACATACTTACAACCTAAGTGTTTATAGTCATGAACACTGGTTTACAGATAAGGAAGATGAGTGGAGCTTACGCGAAATAAACAACACACGAGCGACACCAGTATATCAAACAGCCTTAGAAAGTCTTGATTTTTTAAACAAAGAGCATCTTGGAATCCACAAGCTCATGTGCATGGGAAATCCAGAGGAGCTTGATGAAATTATAGAACTTCTAACGCCCGCTTACGGAGATACTGTCCATTTTTACCGCTCTAAGGATACGTATATAGAGATCACTCCAAAAAACGTAGACAAGGCAACCGCTTTGAGAAAACTTCTAGTAGCCGAATATAACTATGAGATGAGCGAAGTAATGGCTTTTGGCGATAATCATAATGACGACGAACTCATAAAAAAAGTAGGATTAGGTGTTGCAGTAGCAAACGCCACAGACACCTTAAAGTCACTAGCAGATTATGTTAGTCCTTTTACAAATAAAGAGCATGCCGTTGCTCAAGCGATTAATAAATTTTTAATAGCAGATTAG
- the secA gene encoding preprotein translocase subunit SecA, giving the protein MGFLDNVLKIFVGDKSKQDVGAITPIVAEIKAHEAALEKLSLDSLREKTNEFKRTLAAALKENTDAAEALKIKAEATEDIDEREDVYAEIDKLKDEAYEISEKTLTEILPEAFAVVKETAKRFTNNSSLEVTASEYDRLLSATKDYVTLDGDKAIWANSWDAAGKEVTWDMIHYDVQLIGGIAMHQGKIAEMQTGEGKTLVATLPVYLNALTGNGIHLVTVNDYLAKRDSAWMAPIFQFHGMTIDCIDYHRPNSPERRAAYAADITYGTNNEFGFDYLRDNMSHKPEDLVQRPPNYAIVDEVDSVLVDDARTPLIISGPVPKGDVHEFNALKPQIEKIVNIQRQELVKVLPEAKKLIAAGDTKEGGIQLLRVFRGLPKNKALIKYLSEEGIRQLLQKTENFYMQDNNREMPKIDEALYFTIDEKNNQIELTDKGIETLSGKENPDFFTMPEIGLEIGKIEAKGLLPEEEAAEKEELFKDFGIKSERIHTMNQLLKAYTLFEKDTEYVVMDNKVMIVDEQTGRIMDGRRYSDGLHQAIEAKENVKIEDATQTFATVTLQNYFRMYRKLSGMTGTAVTEAGELWEIYKLDVVEIPTNRPIARKDKDDLVYKTKREKYNAVIDEVTELSKAGRPVLIGTTSVEISELLGKMLTLRKIPHNVLNAKLHKREADIVAEAGNPGVVTIATNMAGRGTDIKLSDEVKKAGGLAIIGTERHDSRRVDRQLRGRSGRQGDPGSSQFYVSLEDNLMRLFGSERIAKMMDRMGLKEGEVIQHGMISKSIERAQKKVEENNFGVRKNLLEYDDVMNMQREVVYKRRRHALYGERLRVDLANMIYDTSEVIVESNKQAQDYKNFEFELIRYFSMTSPVSESEFASKSAKDLTDIIYKASFEHYREKMTKNADLAFPIIKRVYEDPAAKFERIVVPFSDGTKELRVVTNLKEAYETDGKQLVTDFEKNITLAIIDDAWKDHLRKMDELKQSVRLAVHEQKDPLLIYKFEAFELFKTMIDKVNKDVISFLFKGEIPQGNQQQVSDASQVRETREQTQTQKEEIPNLDERSTEARAAGNTQPQQQQVTETIVRSQPKIGRNDRVTIKNVMNGETKEVKFKQAEPLLAKGQWVIVQN; this is encoded by the coding sequence ATGGGATTTTTAGATAATGTATTAAAGATTTTTGTAGGCGATAAGTCTAAACAAGATGTAGGAGCAATTACTCCTATTGTAGCCGAAATCAAAGCCCACGAAGCCGCTTTAGAAAAATTATCTCTAGATAGCTTACGCGAAAAAACAAACGAATTCAAAAGAACGCTAGCCGCTGCGCTTAAGGAAAATACAGACGCTGCCGAAGCGCTAAAAATAAAAGCAGAAGCTACCGAAGATATTGATGAGCGTGAGGACGTTTATGCAGAGATTGACAAGCTAAAAGATGAAGCTTACGAAATATCTGAAAAGACACTTACTGAAATACTCCCTGAGGCATTTGCCGTTGTAAAAGAAACTGCAAAACGTTTTACTAATAATTCTTCACTTGAAGTTACCGCATCAGAATATGACCGTCTCCTTAGTGCAACAAAAGATTATGTAACACTAGATGGTGATAAAGCAATCTGGGCAAACAGCTGGGATGCCGCTGGTAAAGAAGTAACATGGGATATGATTCACTATGACGTACAGCTCATAGGTGGTATCGCTATGCACCAAGGAAAAATTGCAGAGATGCAAACGGGAGAAGGTAAAACACTTGTGGCTACCTTACCGGTATATCTTAATGCACTTACTGGAAACGGTATACACTTAGTAACTGTAAATGATTACCTAGCAAAACGTGATAGCGCGTGGATGGCCCCTATATTCCAGTTCCACGGGATGACAATAGACTGTATCGATTATCACAGACCTAACAGTCCAGAACGTCGTGCCGCTTATGCTGCAGATATTACATATGGTACTAACAATGAATTTGGTTTTGATTACCTACGTGATAACATGTCACATAAACCGGAAGATCTTGTACAAAGACCTCCTAACTATGCGATTGTAGATGAGGTAGATTCTGTACTTGTAGATGATGCTCGTACACCACTTATTATCTCTGGACCTGTACCTAAAGGAGATGTGCATGAATTTAATGCGCTAAAACCACAGATTGAGAAAATTGTAAACATACAGCGCCAAGAGCTTGTAAAAGTACTTCCAGAAGCAAAAAAATTAATTGCTGCAGGAGATACTAAAGAAGGAGGCATACAATTACTACGAGTTTTTAGAGGATTACCTAAAAACAAAGCACTTATTAAGTATTTAAGTGAGGAAGGAATACGTCAGTTATTACAAAAGACGGAAAACTTTTACATGCAAGATAACAATCGTGAGATGCCAAAAATTGACGAGGCACTATACTTCACGATTGATGAAAAGAACAACCAGATTGAACTTACTGATAAGGGTATTGAAACACTTTCTGGAAAAGAAAATCCTGATTTCTTTACCATGCCAGAAATTGGCCTTGAGATAGGAAAAATAGAAGCAAAAGGCTTATTACCAGAAGAAGAAGCTGCCGAAAAAGAAGAGCTTTTTAAAGATTTTGGGATTAAGTCTGAGCGTATTCACACTATGAACCAATTACTCAAAGCATACACTTTGTTTGAAAAAGACACGGAGTATGTAGTAATGGATAACAAGGTGATGATTGTAGATGAGCAAACGGGTCGTATTATGGACGGGCGTCGCTACAGTGATGGACTACACCAAGCGATTGAAGCAAAGGAAAATGTAAAGATTGAAGATGCTACGCAAACATTTGCAACGGTAACACTTCAAAACTACTTCCGCATGTACCGCAAATTATCAGGTATGACGGGTACAGCCGTAACAGAGGCTGGCGAACTTTGGGAAATCTACAAACTTGATGTTGTTGAGATTCCTACTAACCGCCCTATTGCTAGAAAAGATAAAGACGATTTAGTTTATAAGACTAAACGTGAGAAGTATAATGCAGTAATTGATGAAGTAACTGAGCTTTCTAAAGCTGGAAGGCCTGTACTAATTGGTACGACCTCTGTAGAAATTTCAGAATTACTTGGAAAAATGCTTACGCTACGTAAGATTCCTCACAATGTACTAAACGCAAAACTTCACAAAAGAGAAGCAGATATTGTTGCAGAGGCTGGTAATCCAGGCGTAGTAACTATTGCTACAAACATGGCAGGTCGTGGTACAGATATTAAATTATCTGACGAAGTGAAAAAAGCCGGTGGTCTTGCTATTATAGGTACAGAGCGTCATGACTCTCGACGTGTAGACAGACAGTTACGTGGTCGTTCTGGACGTCAAGGAGATCCAGGAAGCTCACAGTTTTATGTGTCTCTAGAAGATAACTTGATGCGTCTATTCGGGTCTGAGCGTATCGCAAAGATGATGGATAGAATGGGTCTTAAGGAAGGTGAAGTTATCCAACACGGAATGATTTCAAAATCTATTGAGCGTGCACAGAAAAAAGTAGAGGAAAACAACTTTGGTGTACGTAAGAACCTTCTTGAGTATGATGATGTGATGAATATGCAACGTGAAGTGGTATACAAGCGTCGTCGCCATGCACTTTACGGAGAGCGTTTACGAGTAGATCTCGCAAACATGATTTATGATACTTCTGAGGTAATTGTTGAGTCAAACAAGCAAGCACAAGATTATAAGAACTTTGAATTTGAGCTCATCCGTTATTTCTCAATGACGAGCCCAGTAAGTGAAAGTGAGTTTGCAAGCAAATCTGCAAAGGACCTTACAGATATCATTTACAAAGCCTCTTTTGAGCACTACAGAGAGAAGATGACTAAGAATGCAGACCTTGCATTCCCTATCATCAAGCGAGTATATGAAGATCCTGCTGCAAAGTTTGAACGCATTGTTGTTCCTTTTTCTGATGGAACTAAAGAACTACGTGTAGTAACAAATCTTAAAGAAGCTTACGAGACTGATGGTAAGCAACTAGTAACAGATTTTGAAAAGAATATTACTCTTGCCATAATAGATGACGCTTGGAAAGATCACCTTCGTAAGATGGATGAACTTAAGCAGAGTGTTCGCCTTGCTGTACACGAACAAAAAGATCCTCTATTAATTTATAAGTTTGAAGCTTTTGAGCTTTTCAAAACGATGATTGATAAAGTAAACAAGGATGTAATTTCTTTCTTATTTAAAGGAGAAATTCCTCAAGGTAATCAGCAGCAAGTAAGTGATGCTTCTCAAGTGCGAGAAACTCGTGAGCAAACGCAGACGCAAAAGGAAGAAATTCCTAATCTTGATGAGCGTTCTACAGAAGCTAGAGCAGCTGGAAACACACAGCCACAACAGCAGCAAGTAACAGAAACCATCGTAAGGTCTCAACCTAAAATAGGTCGTAACGATCGCGTTACTATTAAAAACGTGATGAACGGTGAGACTAAGGAGGTAAAGTTCAAACAAGCAGAACCACTTTTAGCTAAAGGACAGTGGGTAATTGTACAAAACTAA
- a CDS encoding DUF2795 domain-containing protein, whose translation MYWTLELASYLSDAPWPATKDELIDYAIRTGAPLEVVENLQAIEDEGDSYDSIEEIWPDYPSDEDYLWNEDEY comes from the coding sequence ATGTACTGGACACTTGAACTAGCTTCTTACCTAAGTGACGCGCCTTGGCCTGCTACTAAAGATGAGTTGATTGATTATGCGATTAGAACAGGAGCACCACTTGAGGTTGTAGAAAATTTACAAGCTATCGAGGATGAAGGTGACTCTTATGATTCTATCGAAGAGATTTGGCCAGACTATCCCTCAGACGAGGACTACCTCTGGAACGAAGACGAATATTAA
- a CDS encoding cob(I)yrinic acid a,c-diamide adenosyltransferase, with amino-acid sequence MKVYTKTGDAGTTALFGGTRVPKHHIRIDSYGTVDELNSFIGLVRDQEIDVRSKEILTHIQNKLFTVGAVLATDPEKMVLKNGKDRLNIPKINEEDIELLEKEIDWMEASLPQMTHFVLPGGHTTVSYCHVARTVCRRAERLATALYELEPFDAHTLKYLNRLSDYLFVLARKLSKDLQADEVKWIPTKLD; translated from the coding sequence ATGAAAGTATATACAAAGACTGGAGATGCAGGAACTACCGCTTTATTTGGCGGAACCCGTGTCCCAAAACATCATATTAGAATAGACAGTTATGGTACTGTAGACGAGCTTAACTCATTTATAGGGCTAGTGCGCGATCAAGAAATCGATGTGCGTAGTAAAGAAATACTCACGCATATCCAGAATAAGCTATTCACCGTAGGTGCTGTATTGGCAACAGATCCTGAAAAAATGGTGCTTAAGAATGGAAAGGATAGACTTAATATCCCAAAAATCAATGAGGAAGATATTGAGCTACTAGAAAAGGAAATAGATTGGATGGAAGCATCACTACCTCAAATGACGCATTTTGTGCTCCCTGGAGGACACACCACCGTGTCATATTGTCACGTAGCACGCACTGTATGTAGACGCGCAGAACGCTTGGCAACAGCACTTTATGAACTAGAGCCCTTTGACGCACATACTCTTAAATATCTCAACCGTCTTTCTGACTACCTATTTGTGCTGGCACGGAAGTTGTCTAAAGACTTACAAGCAGATGAGGTTAAATGGATACCTACAAAGCTAGATTAA
- a CDS encoding polysaccharide biosynthesis/export family protein, producing MRYPIILLLLVIIASTASCVPLKDITYLRETERATDSIVSLQQQQPPYRVQIGDILSIRLKALDQQLVDFFNPSSNGGVSLDEGFYYDGFAIDTHGNIRVPELGEINVLGRTTDEIREIIEKRLLADYIKDEADLFVTVKLPGIRYTLVGEIGASGTQNVLAEKVSILEAIANAGGVPLTGDLTDVLIIRQYPGGQRVHHVDLTTIDVMQSPYYYIQPNDIITVNPLPQKAIGIGTTGLQAFTTILGLVTTLASVILLATR from the coding sequence ATGAGATACCCAATCATACTGCTTTTACTCGTAATTATCGCGAGTACAGCTTCTTGTGTGCCCCTTAAAGACATCACCTATTTGCGCGAGACAGAGCGCGCTACAGACAGTATTGTATCTCTACAGCAACAGCAACCACCATACCGAGTACAAATAGGCGATATATTGAGTATCCGCTTGAAGGCATTGGATCAACAATTGGTTGACTTTTTTAATCCTTCCAGCAATGGAGGCGTATCTCTTGATGAAGGTTTTTATTATGATGGCTTTGCCATAGATACTCATGGAAACATCCGCGTTCCAGAGTTAGGAGAAATTAATGTCTTAGGTAGAACAACCGACGAGATAAGAGAAATTATAGAAAAAAGACTTCTAGCCGATTATATAAAAGATGAGGCCGATTTATTTGTTACTGTAAAACTACCAGGAATACGATATACTCTGGTAGGAGAGATAGGAGCCTCTGGAACTCAAAACGTGCTTGCAGAGAAAGTATCCATACTTGAGGCGATAGCAAATGCTGGAGGTGTGCCACTTACGGGTGACCTTACAGATGTACTTATTATAAGACAATATCCAGGAGGGCAACGTGTACACCATGTGGATCTTACAACTATAGATGTGATGCAGTCACCTTACTACTACATACAACCTAATGATATTATAACAGTAAACCCGTTACCTCAAAAGGCTATAGGTATAGGTACTACCGGGCTACAGGCATTTACTACCATCTTAGGATTAGTGACGACGCTAGCCTCTGTAATATTACTAGCAACCCGATAA
- a CDS encoding O-methyltransferase, with the protein MNQYKHSILAYLKWLPKTFHLHGIHSPFIFKLEKEVLRGKSDPAISQKINTYKKALLDNETSIEVMDYGAGSRVFKSAQREVKDIARYAGATHKRVLLLQRLMAYFQPKEVLELGTSLGVATAALAIQNTAHVTTIEGCPNTAAIARKELDAANVTNVTLCVGDFNDEIVKHNHKKFEFIYFDGNHSKQATLDYVSSLLSTTTDNTVWMFDDIHWSPEMTEAWDNIKKMTEISATIDAFHFGMAFFRPQQAKEDFYIRL; encoded by the coding sequence GTGAACCAGTACAAACACTCCATACTCGCTTACCTAAAATGGCTTCCTAAGACGTTCCACCTTCATGGAATACACTCTCCTTTTATTTTTAAACTAGAGAAGGAAGTATTGAGAGGAAAGTCGGATCCTGCTATTTCACAAAAAATCAATACCTATAAAAAAGCATTACTAGATAATGAGACTAGTATAGAGGTGATGGACTATGGCGCAGGCTCTAGAGTATTTAAATCTGCTCAACGAGAAGTAAAAGATATTGCTAGGTACGCCGGTGCTACACATAAAAGAGTACTATTATTACAGCGACTTATGGCATACTTTCAGCCTAAAGAAGTGTTAGAACTAGGCACTTCGCTTGGTGTTGCAACTGCAGCACTAGCGATTCAGAACACGGCGCATGTCACTACTATAGAAGGTTGCCCCAATACTGCTGCCATAGCAAGGAAGGAGCTAGATGCAGCAAATGTTACTAACGTAACGCTTTGTGTAGGAGATTTTAATGATGAGATTGTAAAACACAATCACAAAAAGTTTGAATTTATCTATTTTGATGGAAACCACTCTAAGCAAGCCACGCTAGATTATGTGTCATCACTCCTAAGCACAACAACAGACAATACTGTCTGGATGTTTGATGACATTCACTGGTCACCAGAAATGACAGAAGCTTGGGATAACATTAAAAAAATGACAGAGATATCTGCGACCATAGACGCTTTTCATTTTGGGATGGCATTCTTTAGACCACAGCAGGCTAAAGAAGACTTTTACATTAGATTATAA
- a CDS encoding RNA polymerase sigma factor, protein MLVTEIIEKCKTNDRKAQLQLYNKYCDGMYHVAFRFLKNSFEAEEAMHEGFINAFAKLHQFTGEVTFGAWLKRIVINKSLDMIKAKKAVIIPLNEEVMGKVDDDEGWDVGDDVTIEHVKNVISELPEKYKFPLMLFLIEGYDHQEISEILQITEVASRTLVHRGKKKLQEQLKTLNYGTGY, encoded by the coding sequence TTGCTAGTTACTGAAATCATAGAAAAATGTAAAACTAATGATCGCAAGGCACAGCTGCAGCTGTACAATAAGTATTGTGATGGTATGTACCACGTCGCCTTTAGATTCTTAAAAAATTCATTTGAAGCAGAGGAAGCGATGCATGAGGGGTTTATAAACGCCTTTGCAAAGTTGCACCAGTTTACTGGAGAAGTCACCTTTGGAGCCTGGCTTAAGCGTATCGTGATTAATAAAAGTCTCGACATGATTAAGGCAAAAAAAGCAGTGATTATCCCTCTTAATGAGGAAGTAATGGGCAAGGTAGATGATGACGAGGGTTGGGATGTAGGTGACGACGTCACTATAGAACATGTGAAAAACGTTATCAGCGAACTCCCTGAAAAGTATAAATTCCCTCTTATGCTATTCTTAATAGAGGGCTATGATCATCAGGAAATTTCAGAAATATTACAGATTACAGAAGTGGCTTCAAGAACGCTGGTGCACCGCGGGAAGAAAAAACTTCAAGAACAATTAAAGACGCTTAATTATGGCACAGGATATTAG
- a CDS encoding peptidoglycan DD-metalloendopeptidase family protein has product MNNNFFSSLTQQFTPIINPTFQKEDYFPLDLSTANRDLDIDMLTRPHEHHVFLQSYLAKNDAKVAYGGYLEQRPLYDRSDYFQAEDPKDKRNIHLGIDLWCDEGTEVLSPLEGEIHSFKRNENFGDYGPTIILKHKIGEHTFHTLYGHLSLASLEGKEVGQKVGAGEVIATLGNPDVNGDYAPHLHFQIVIDMEGKEGDYAGVGSQNTLDFYKNNCPDPNLLLKIY; this is encoded by the coding sequence ATGAATAACAATTTTTTTAGTTCGCTTACACAGCAATTCACACCCATCATAAATCCTACCTTTCAAAAGGAGGATTACTTTCCTTTAGACTTGTCTACAGCTAATAGGGACTTGGATATTGATATGCTCACACGCCCGCATGAGCACCATGTTTTTTTACAATCATATCTTGCAAAAAATGATGCCAAAGTTGCTTATGGTGGCTATTTGGAGCAGCGACCACTTTATGATCGATCAGATTATTTTCAAGCCGAAGACCCAAAAGACAAACGTAATATCCACCTAGGAATAGACTTATGGTGTGATGAAGGTACAGAAGTACTGAGCCCTCTAGAGGGCGAGATACATAGTTTTAAGCGTAATGAGAACTTTGGTGATTATGGACCAACTATAATCTTAAAACATAAGATAGGGGAACATACTTTTCACACCTTGTATGGTCATCTTAGTCTAGCTTCTCTTGAAGGTAAGGAAGTAGGACAAAAGGTAGGAGCAGGTGAGGTCATAGCAACCTTAGGAAATCCTGATGTGAATGGTGATTATGCGCCGCACTTACACTTTCAAATTGTAATAGACATGGAAGGCAAGGAAGGTGATTATGCTGGCGTAGGTAGCCAAAACACCTTAGATTTTTACAAGAATAACTGCCCAGACCCTAATCTGCTATTAAAAATTTATTAA